Sequence from the Cydia strobilella chromosome 14, ilCydStro3.1, whole genome shotgun sequence genome:
acattcatTTAAATTTCATACCGTTATAGGCAATGGGTACCAGTCTCAGCCTGTGCTAGATATGTTGTGTACATATatccagcgctgattttcagccTGGTCCCTTTATATATTCTTGATGATTTATAATATACTGACCACGTGGTCGTCCCCGTTCTGATCCCGCTGCGGGGGACAGGTCCACGGCGCCAGGTACAGTATGAAGGCGACGCGCCGGCTCCCGAGGAGGTCGTCGTGCACTAACAGGTGGTCACCCGGACCGTAGAGTGAACAGGACGCGGATACTGATGTTAGTTCGAGACCCGTCACTGCGGATACCTGGTGATTGAAAAGATGATCAAACAATATTCTGCAAATCACACTTTGGTGCTTCAAGAAGTCTGAGGCTTGGAAAATTGGATATGACAAAAGAAAAGCAGTATCAAAATGCTGATGATAAAACTAGCATTCTGTATAATCAaataaatggggttggcaactgtcaaaagtTTGCATAGATGGTGCCATCATAGCTTCATGAGATGttgcttaaagggctggcattcagcccataaaattaaaaaaaaaatcataaaatccctagaattgtgtcaaattcttgtttttagggttccgtacctcaaaaggaaaaaacggtacacttataggatcactcttgcgtctgtctgtctgtccgtctgtcacagcttattttctccgaaactacttgaccaattaagttgaaatttggtgtacatatgtaagtttgtgacccaaagacggaaatgtaacgtaaacaaatgaattttaaacatgggggccaattttggggggtaaatgagaaaattaaaaataaagtttttcaaactatgtcgtgttacatatcaaataaaagagctcattgtgagaatctcaaatatattttttttataattttaagataaacaatttagaagttattcaagaaacaaaggcaaaaaattaccatttcccccccccccccccccctttccctttatctccaaaactactgggtctaaaattttgaaaaaatacacaaaatagatctttatctatagattacaagaaaacctattaaaaactgcagtcaagcgtgagtcggacttaattacttagtttttgatccgacccctatgggttttttttagacattttactcaaaaaaacaaacaaaatacaaaatacggaacccttggaacgcgagtccgactcgcacttggccggttttttttttagctatgctggcgcccatCTGTTAAATACTTTGATGGCCATTGTATCAATTTTCCATTTGTACGTAATGGTAGTAAACCAATGGTAGTAAaccgtttaaataaataaagtgctATTAGTTACAGCACTACTACTTATACGGATCATAAAGCACTTTTACCCTAGTGGAAGTTAGGTTTTGGGAATAattccaatttaaatatttaatttttactttactaagcaatttacaaaatattgaCACATTGGCTATCAGGGTGTATACTCGTACAATAACTTCTCAGAAGCCATTATTAGGCTGTGTATCAGAAGGCCTATTCTAAATCTTACCCAGCTCATAACTTCAGTCTTCAGCAGCTCATGTATGCCTCTAATACTCCGCTGCCACGTGAGACTGGCCAGGTCTGCAGTCTGGTGGAACTCATACAAGTCCATCTTCTTTCTCGACCAGTCTAGTGTGTTCATATCATCTACAATGTTGTTGATCATGTCCGGGTTGGCCAGCAACCCGTGGAGGAGCCCGAGCCGGAACGGGGAGCAGGTTAATGTAAGTTCGGGGATGGACAAGTCTTTCTGCTCCATCCAGTGGGTCTTAAATTTCTCTAAGAGTTCTTGTGActgaaacaaagtattttagtaAAGATATTTATATTCTGTGTGgcaaaaaattgtttttcttagatttaagAGATCATGAATTCATGACTAACATATCAATGAAAATCTGATAATTTAGACTTTATAGGCtattatttactttataaaCATTATCATATAAGACTTGATATTTAAAGCAGAAATGCCATTCTTCTAATACTTCTCAAAAAGCCTGAGAAAGCAATATTTGGTCTTGCTGTGGCAATATTTCATAACTTGGCTAACAAGTTGGCAGTATCTTCTTGAATGCGTCTGATTGAGGTAACTGTCATAGGAAGCAAAAGCATTCCAGAAGCGATATTTTTCTAGAATGGCCCATTCCCATAATTttatacacaaacaacaaatttATAGAACCTAGTTGAGGGTTTAAGAAACCTTATTTACAGCAGACAACCCACCTTAATAGTAGGGTTAAGCGTAGGGTCGTCCATCCTATTGGCTCTAGGGTTGAGCCGTGCGCACACCAGCCGAGCCGGTGGGGGCTCGCTCTCAATGAGGACCGAGTCATCCTCCCAGGCGGACTCGGAGTCTGAGCTGTAGTCCGAGGAGGAGGAGGATGATGATGAGTAGTCTTGGTCTGCtaaaagtaaatttaactaTATCATTTGAAggaattttacagtacatatggtgctactttaccgcactagtgcgataattgcCACATTACGTAACAATGTcgtaaatttaaatgtaatgtactgtaaaacattgtatgattacgaataagtaattcgcaactcatgtcaattttaatttatcgccactcgtttcgaatttcctatttttcgcacttgtatgaACTATTAATTTGAGATATTTGAGATCTATTTAGAAGTGAAAGAGTTGGCTAATGGGTAATTGGGTAtgcaataaagatatattgaATGACACAACACCTCATTCATAAAAATTGGATAATGGACTAACAATACACACACTAGAACTGACTATTAACTCGCAGTTCCTATGGGTATACCAAACTACACTGGGGTTTCCTACCTAATTTTAACTGATGagctaataataatattctaatgGCTTCAAGTTTCGAGCATTTTAAACTGTATGTTGGGTTATGTTGTATATGTAAACAATGCTAATTACAACCTACTTGATATCGCAGAGTCTAAGGTCTGAAGGTGTTAAGCATTCTTTTCAATACCAAATGCCTAACGGAATAGCAATAGCAAACACAACATAGGTGCTCGAATTTCCCGCCCAACTTGGCGATACAAAGGTGGGGGCTCCAGGCCATCACTCACCGCCGCGGATACGCTTCACCTCGTCGGCCGTGGCCTGGTACGATTTGACGGCGCACACGTCCGAGTCGTCGCTGTCCGTGTCCGAGATCTCGATTACTGCCGTCAACGGCCGCTTGGCGGGCGGCCGAGGGCCCTGGCCCTCCGCCTTCTCTTCGCCGCTGCAGCCGTCGTCGCCCGCCCCATTCGGCACGGCCGCGGAACTTGACGACGGCTCCTCGGTTTCCTTGCTCGGGGAACTCATTTTGGACTACTAACACTACATAATACGAGAAAAACAATTGGAAACCGCAATGACGCGACGCCTAACCTAAAACTTTTGACGGAACGGAATGAATGGTGTTGCCAGGATTTAGTTGATTGTGGCTTGGGTTTGAATTTGCCTAAAACCTCAAACCTCCTTGGCATTTGATAAAATTCCAATTTTGTggcaaacataaaataattatttagattcATGTCCTTAAACAAAACGACAGTGCAAATTGCGCAATTTTTTACCATGCTTTGAAAATTCCCAAATTTTATTATCCTCAACCTTATCAATTATCATGGTTATACACTCTTTGATCATAGCTGTCAAACTCAAAAACATAACCTCAGAAACTTCGTAATTTTTGTAAACAAAGTGATTCACCATGTCTGGTGAAGAGAAAACACCCGCTGCAGCCGCGTCGCCGCAGTGTCAGTTCTTCGTACAGCGCAAGAAGCGGATGTGCCGCATGACCGTGAAGCCAGGGCGCCAGTACTGCGGCGAACACCAGCCGAACGCTGAAGCTGACCAGGTCTGTCACGTCATCAGCTCGTAATCTTCAACCCGTCCATTCTATAGCTAATACAATGTGCTTACATATTGACTGACGGACTTACAGTATCACTTTGCGTGAAGGATTTATCAACGGAAATCAACATCTAACTTttccataaaaattaaaattctacTAAGTATTTACATTTGTCTTAGACAACCATAATGTTTTTCTTGATTATTACTAATAATGATCAGTTTTcagtaacttttatttttcagacGGACAAGAGAATACCCTGTCCAAATGATCCTAAGCAGTAAGTTATATTCTATCTATTTctctataattttttatttttattttaacatacttaaatgtttgttacactTTTGCGTTTTCTTTTCACCAATATATTACTTACCGTTACTATTCTGTTACCAGCACCTGCTACGCCAGTAAGCTGGTGAAGCACTTGGCGATCTGTAACGCGCGGCGCACGGAGCAACCACCCTACATTGTGCACAACATCAATGCTCCGGAAGCAGTAGACACCTGCCCCAGGCTGCCCCTCAGTTCATACCCTAAGGATGCACTTGCTAATGTCATTGATAAAGTCAACCATTTGTATGGTAGTGAGTGTTGTAATGTGTAcattatttcttcttcttccgaATTTAATTCTTTAATGTCAGGTCCAATTTCCTTTCTTTTCAGAGTTCAGATTGAGatccaattatttattcatggtaaacatcattccatacaataatataaaagttacaCAAAGATTTTAGATcagcatttcccaaactatGGGTCGCTAAGTCCCAACCCATTGGTGAGTTGCGTGCAAAATTTTTGTGGGCCCTAAAACATAAGACAATTGCCGACCGATCAGGGTAACAggtgatataataatatttcatgctCCCTATTTAAGGCAGCCAAGATGTGGATCCTgaatttggcagtttttgttaggtgggtTGGAGCCAGTCAGTTCCAGATTCGCCAGATTCTTGTTTCGCCGGATTTACATTAGTATGTCATAATCCGAGAATCTGACAAAACAACTCCGGAACTAACCTCGGGGCCCAGTCAACTTTGGAAACCACTGTTTTAGATCATACAACTTCTGAACAAGAAATTCATCAATTGACAATTAAAATTTAGtattaatttttcaaatttgaaaAGAAAAAGTAATGTTTCATGACCAAAATATTGAAACACTAGCAGTAATACAGTGTCAGTGATCAGTAAATACAGTCAACATTACTTTTTATAACTCCCTGCCTGTCTGCTTATTAATTACATTCTTCCATGTAAAATTTAAGTCATTGATATtgtctaagtatttttttttattgtgtaccTATCCATGGATTGTACAAACATGAAAAGTGCATCCCAGTTTGACCCTAAGACCTTGCTTAGCTctgttaaaaaaacatacattaatGCAAAATATTTCTTTCATAGAGCATGTGGAAGGCCACATCACCGCGCAACCCCCTCAGCCGATCCACCGCGCAGTGCTACCAGAGTTCAGCGAGGAGGACCGTGCGGAGAGCTCCCGACGGCACCTGCGGCAGGTGTCCTCGCTGCTGTGGACCGCCGAGCACGCCGGCCTGCCAACGTCGCGGGCTTGCTATGTGGAGCTAGGAGCCGGCAAGGGTAAGCAACTTAACAATGACCAAGAAaagcgaaaatcgaagtttatTCGTCTTcctttacagtctggcaaaaaagagtagaaattaaaaagtggcaacactgtagtgtcgtccctttcaaaccaatctaagaaaaacgggacgacactacagtgttgccattttataatttgtgacgttttcaaacaaaaggtaccacattgttgcttaccataaggacgaaaattgcttgtatctttatacgaaaaacctgtcagagcgtccttatggcaccttttgcttgaaaacgacacatttctTCGCTTTTTTGCCAGATGTACCtattgtacctatttaagtAAGTGACGTGGCCAGATCCTAAGGATGTGgcaattatttcatgaaacTATTTCACATGaagtcaaacctaacctaaccatcaATTCTGATGATAAAATTCCATGAACTGGCGACGACATATACaagtatttgtgacgttttcaatcaaaaggtactacattgtcggttgtccatAAGGTTGAtctctaattgaagctatatggaaatagcgccttactgacaagcgacaataagtacccttttggttgaaaatggcacatttgtttaTTTGCAGGCCAGCTGTGCTACTACGCAGCACACGCATGGTGTGCAAACACCGGTAGCCGAGTACTTGCCGTGGACCGCGCCCCGCTGCGGCACAAGCGGGACAACAAACTTCGTTCTGCTCCTCCCACACATACATCTCCGAGTGATAATGCTACGGAAAGTAGAGTCAGTAATCTTGATCTCCAAGATCAGAAAGGCAATATCGGTCATGCAAATGAAAACAACCATGAAATTGACAGCATGGATGCTAATGATTTAAGTGGTGCACCCAACAAGATATTGAATAGTGACAATATATCAAGTATAGTATCTACTGAACATTCAGCTAAGTCAAAAGACAACGGTAATAGTgaaacaattaataaaatatttaatagtgaAAAAATATCAACAAGTGAAAATTCTAATGTAATAGGTAACTCAAAAGATGGGGAGGATGGAGTACCACCTACAGAATCTAATGATCATATAACAGCTAACTCAAAAGACAAGAATGGGGAGACAGATAAAAATAAGGAGAGTGAAGTGGGTGTGCGGATCCGCGCGGATTTGGCTCATTTGGCTTTGGAGGCGGTGCCTGTTGTTATGGATTGTGAGGCCGTTGTGGGGTTGGCGAAGCATCTTTGTGGGGTTGCCACGGGTAAGTTTATGCATCGTGTACAGTCAGGATCATAAACCTAATTCATTGgatataagtaaaaaatatgtacatttttattcCTGAAATGCACGcaagattttaataaaaaaaacacgatttattttaattgttactattttttatttaaccacATTTAACCACATTGTATGCATAatgcatattaattattatcataaccATGTTTTAAAAAGGTTAGATATAGGATATAGCGTTAAATGTTGTCCTATCTGTATACATACCAGTACGgtttggcaaaaaagagtagaaattaaaaagtggcaacactgttgtgtcatccctttcaaatcaatctaagaaaaacgggacgacactactaCACAGTAACACAACactgccactttttaatttctactctttttgccAAACTGTACACCGTCTGACGTATTACAGATTATGCACTGCGCTGCATAGCGGCTCCGGGCGTGGCCGCCAAGACCAGAGGTGTCGTGCTGGCGACGTGTTGTCATCACCGCATCGAGCAAGCGCTTTATGTAGCCAATGAACCACTAAAGgtaacttttatttataaatccCTCTCCCTATTCCTCTTAATCTTTCGTATCGATTTAAAATCGACGATTTTGGACTCTTCTAATTCTAAAGATGCTTGGACAGACGTTAATAACAACCCCATAAGATGCCTTTCCTGTGAGCCTTGTAGGGTTAGGATTAGAATAAATGGGTGATTTTGTCTGAGACACCTAAGTAGGTCATAATCAACATTCACTAGGGGGCTTACTCCGAAAACGCGAAAGAAACTGCTGTTTCATCATATGCCGGTATTATCTATTTATATTTCCATAGGTAAGTTGttcagtatttatttaatcgaatggcataaaaagtcacaaataaatcgaaaatataacaGGTATGTCACAGGTTTATATCCAAGGTTCTCAGCCATTGGGCTGCGTCAGGGGTAAGTGAGAACAGGTCATCGGGGCTTCCGGGGTAGGCTCTGAGGGGGCACTCCTGGACTATGTGTTGGACAGTCTGCGACTCGGCGCCACAGTCGCATCTGGGCGAGTCGATCCATCCACaaagatgtttaaaatgtgCGGTACGGCCGAACCCTGTCCGCATTCTATTCAGCTTGCACCATTCATGTCGCGGGAGACTGAACCCCTTCACTTTCACACCGGGTGAGATAAGGCTACTAACAGATAGGTCTGTCTTTGACTGCCAGTCAGAAGACCACTTTTCTTTAAGGCTGAGTCTGGATTCTGTTAGAGTCTTAGCCAGCTTACAAGGTGGGTGACGTGATTTGAGTCGATGATAACAGGGGTTAAGGAACTCTTGACGCCCGGGGAGGTCCACTCTAGTTATAAGTTTTTGGGTTTCCCTTAAAAGAGCCTCTTCCCGTCTCAGTCTGGCAGGAGCAATGTTACATAGGACCGGGAGCCAGTAAGTTGTTCAGTAAGACCTACATATTCACTCGTCAATGTATGGTCACTATGGTCAGACATAAAATAATCTTGCTTGCTTAATAATATGTGACttatcaaaattaattaaactCCTTTAGGAACTAGGCATAAACGCCGAAGAATTCAACATAATGCTCGGCATCGTATCATGGGCGACCTGCGGCGACGGCCGCAGCCGCGAGCGCCGTCTCCTAGACCCTCCTCAGGAGGCACAGGAGGCACAGGAGGCGGGGAGGAGGCAGGAGGAGCGCGAGGAGACAGGGAGACGGGCCAAGGCGCTGTTGGACTGGGGACGTGTGCTGTGGCTGCGGGCGAGGGGGTTCGATGCCAGGCTGAGTTACTACGTGCCGAGGGACGTGTCGCTTGAAAATGTCGCTATTGTTGCCATCAGACGGTGACCCGAGTTGTAACTAAACATAGGAACAGTCAGCGGTAACAGTGGCTAAGGAGCCGTGGTCAACATTAAGTTGTGTTCTGATCGTTTTCCACATCTCGCCCGCTTTAATTACTACTTTTACTGTACTCAGAATTAGATTAGGTAGAATACATATGCGTTTGCGGACTTTTATTATATGAGATTACCGTGTTGCGGTATAAgtctaatattttcatatttgtgAGTTTGTTATTGCAATATTAAGttttaaagaatatttatttcgtGATCTTCTTCCCGaaatctgttttatttttatagttttaacatTAGTTATTTGTAATATTAGATATTGTAAAATTAGATAAGATATTGTAAGGTATCCAAATAAAAATTCATTtgcaaatataattttgtatatttatatcaataatcattttctaaaaacaaaactatgattatcattattttacacAATCGTTAATAACTGCTCAAGGAAATGCCAAACAATTACTCCTCgcgttgtctggaagagattgcTCGACCGCCGCGCGCCTCTCCTATGCATGTGTCTAAATACTAACGAATGGTTCGAGCAAGTCATATTAATATCTTGTGAAAA
This genomic interval carries:
- the LOC134747322 gene encoding tRNA:m(4)X modification enzyme TRM13 homolog, producing MSGEEKTPAAAASPQCQFFVQRKKRMCRMTVKPGRQYCGEHQPNAEADQTDKRIPCPNDPKHTCYASKLVKHLAICNARRTEQPPYIVHNINAPEAVDTCPRLPLSSYPKDALANVIDKVNHLYGKHVEGHITAQPPQPIHRAVLPEFSEEDRAESSRRHLRQVSSLLWTAEHAGLPTSRACYVELGAGKGQLCYYAAHAWCANTGSRVLAVDRAPLRHKRDNKLRSAPPTHTSPSDNATESRVSNLDLQDQKGNIGHANENNHEIDSMDANDLSGAPNKILNSDNISSIVSTEHSAKSKDNGNSETINKIFNSEKISTSENSNVIGNSKDGEDGVPPTESNDHITANSKDKNGETDKNKESEVGVRIRADLAHLALEAVPVVMDCEAVVGLAKHLCGVATDYALRCIAAPGVAAKTRGVVLATCCHHRIEQALYVANEPLKELGINAEEFNIMLGIVSWATCGDGRSRERRLLDPPQEAQEAQEAGRRQEEREETGRRAKALLDWGRVLWLRARGFDARLSYYVPRDVSLENVAIVAIRR